TCAATCAATACGCCGACAACCGTTGCCAAGGCGGCACCAGATTCGAAACCGAACAAGCTGATTGCCGCAGCCACTGCCAACTCAAAGAAGTTCGAGGCGCCGATCAACGCTGAAGGGCCGGCCACGCAATGCGCTTCACCCACACGGCGATTCAGCCAATAGGCCAAGGCCGAGTTGAAATAAACTTGAATCGTGATCGGTACAGCGAGCATGGCAATGATGAGGGGATGTTCGACGATGGCGCTGCCCTGAAAGGCGAACAGCAACACCAAGGTCAGCAGCAGCGCGGAGATTGACCACGGGCCGATTTTTTCCAGCGTCTGGTCGAAAACAGCTTGTCCTTTGCGCAGCAGTAACCGGCGCAATAGTTGCGAGAGTATGACCGGGATCACGATGTACAACACCACCGACACCAGCAACGTATCCCACGGCACCACGATGGCGGAAAGCCCGAGTAACAAGGCGACCAGCGGCGCGAAAGCGAACACCATAATGGCGTCGTTCAGGGCGACCTGACTCAAGGTGAACAGCGGCTCACCATTAACCAGACGGCTCCAGACAAACACCATCGCGGTACAGGGGGCCGCCGCCAGCAATATCAGACCCGCCACATAACTGTCCAATTGCGCTGCGGGTAGATACGGCGCGAACAGGTGCCTGATGAATATCCAGCCTAGTAGCGCCATCGAAAAGGGCTTCACAGCCCAGTTGATAAAGAGCGTTACGCCGATGCCGCGCCAATGTTTGCCGACCTCATGGAGCGCGCCAAAATCAATGCGCAGCAGCATGGGAATAATCATGACCCAAATCAGCAGACCGACCGGAATGTTAACCCGGGCGATCTCCAGCGTACCTAACCAGTGGAACGGCGCAGGAAAGAACTGTCCCAGCACGACGCCTGCGATGATGCACAGAAAAACCCACAGCGTCAGATAGCGCTCAAAGATACTCATGATTTAATCCTAATATTTATATCGGTTTGACCAGCGCTCGCAGCGCGGCAATCCCGACCGGCTCCTCAGCCTGAACCGGCACAACTGCAATCCGCTTGGAATGCTGTTGTTGTACGGCCTCCAGTTGCGCCCATTCATGTTCAGCCCGCAGCGCCAGCAATGGTGAAGCAGGATGGGCGGCGGCCAGGCTTTGATTAACGATCCATGCCCAAGGCTCAATACCGGCACGCCGCAAGTCCTGCTGCAAGCTCGCCGCTTCCAGAACCGGTGTCGTTTCAGCCAAGGTCACAATCAGTATGCGTGTGTGCTCTTGATTCTGAAGTTGCATCATCGGGGTCGTGAAGTGACTATTTTCCTTCATGTTGCGTGCGACTTCGCGGTGGTAAGCACCGGTCGCATCCAGCAACAGCAAGGTGTGCCCGGTCGGTGCGGTATCCATCACCACGAAGGCATGATTCGCTTCTCGAATGGCGCGGGAAAACGCCTGAAAAACGGCAATTTCTTCAGTACAGGGTGAGCGTAAATCCTCTTCCAGCAACGCACGCCCTGGCGCATCTAGCTCCTTGCCCTTGCTTGCCAGCACATTCTGGCGATAGCGCTCAGTCTCAAGACGTGGATCGATACGGCTCACGCTCAAATTTGCCATTTCGCCATGCAAGGTATCGGCAAGATGCGCGGCAGGATCGGAGGTCGTAAGATTGACCGTATGCCCGCGCGCAGCCAGTTCAACTGCAATTGCGGCAGCCAAGGTGGTCTTGCCCACGCCACCTTTACCCATCAGCATGATTAAGCCATGTCCGTTTTTTTCAAACTCATCGATCAAACCGGCTAGATTGGGGAGTTCGACATCGCGATGCATAAGGGCCGCGGGTGAACTGACCGGACTGTCGCTCAGCAAGGCACGCAAAGCTTCCACCCCCACCAAATTAAAAGGCAACAAGCTGCGCCTATCGGTTGTTAAATTGCGTAATGCTTCAGGCATGGTGTCCAACGCATTCCGTTCGCGCCGGAAGATAGCCAATGCCACCGGATCAGTAGTTTCACTTTCGGGCATACAGCCATTCACGACCAGATACGGGTCGGCAAAACCGATATGTGCCAATTCTTCGCAGGTGCGGGCGGCCTCCTGCAAGGTCGAGCGCTGTGCTCGCGCAACCAGAATCAGCCGTGTGCGGCGAGAGTCCGACAACACGGCAACGGCATCGCTGTAGCGCTGACGCTGTTTCTCCAGTCCTGCCAGCGGGCCAAGACAGGACGCATCCCCTTTGCCCGCATCCAAAAAACCCGTCCAGGCACCCGGCAATTGCAGCAACCGAATCGTGTGCCCTGTCGGTGCCGTATCGAAAATGATGTGATCAAAACCGTCCGTCAAGACGGTGTCGGTCAGCAATGCGGTGAATTCATCGAACGCCGCAATTTCAGTGGTACAGGCACCAGACAACTGCTCTTCTATCCCTCGGACAACCGCCTCCGGCAGTACGCCACGGACAGGGCCTACGATACGGTCGCGGTAGGCCTGGGCTGCAGCCTGCGGGTCAATTTCCAGCGCGGACAAATTGGGCACCACAGAAATAGGCGTAATGGTGTTGCCAATCGTGACACCGAACACCTGCCCTACGTTCGAAGCAGGATCCGTGCTCACCAGCAACACCCGCCGACCGCCATCGGCCAGACGAACAGCCGTGGCGCACGCAAGAGACGTTTTACCGACACCGCCTTTGCCGGTGAAAAACAGAAAGCGCGGTAAATTCTTTAGCATTTTCATCGCATTGACCCTGCAGTTTATTAGCAGCACTTGCTACCGGAGCAGCAGGCTTTCACTTCTGAGGTAGCCGCATCAGCGAGGGTAGCGGAAAGACCGGCAAAGCGCGCCAGTTCATTTCGTGTCGGATAGCGTCCCGCCAGTGCAATCTCACCATCGACCAATATCAGCGGCAAACCTTCAGCGCCTGATCTTTCCAGAAAAGCCTTGGCAACCGCGTTATTAACAAAATCCATCGGTTGCTGTGCCAGATTAAAACGCTCGATCTGACCACCCGACTGTTTCAACCAATCCACGTCAGCGCTGAAATTGACCAAGGACTGATCGACCTCAGTTCCGCACACGCCGGTACTGCAACACAATGCGGGATCAAATACCTGTAGTTTTTTCATGAGCAACTCCTTTAGTCTTGGATACGGCCGATCTCAGACAGCTTTTCTTTCAATACCATTTTGTCCAGTTTTTCGAATGGCAATGCCATGAATAACTGAATACGGCGAGCCAATTGCTCAGCGGCTTTATTGAATGCGGCACGACGTGCTTGATCCCCTTCGATATGCGCCGGATCAGGAATACCCCAGTGTGCCGTCGCAGGCTTGCCTAACCAGAGCGGGCAAGCTTCACCCGCTGCATTGTCGCAGACGGTGAAAATAAAATCGAATTCAGGCGCGCCGGGGGCGGCAAACTCATCCCAGCTCTTGCTGCGCAGCCCTTCCGTGCTATGGCCGTTGGCATTCAGCCATTCCAGCGCGCCCGGATTGACTTTCCCGGCAGGTCTGCTCCCCGCACTATACGCCTTGAATTTGCCGCGACCCAGTGTATTGAATAACACTTCCCCCAAGATACTGCGTGCGGAATTGCCCGTACACAAAATCAATACGTTATATTGCTTTTCACTCATTTTGTAACTCCTAAATTATCAACAAATTTTATCCGGCACTTTGCAGGCCGCCGGGTCGCCTCCGCAACAGTTCTCAGTCAAGTAGGCCACCATGCCATTCATGACCTCGAAATTTGCCGAGTAATAAACAAAACGACCGTCCTGCCGACTCTCGATCAGCCCCGCATGACTCAGCGTTTTAAAGTGAAATGACATAGTGGCCGCAGAGGCATTAAGTTTCTCAGCGATTTGTCCTGCCGCCATTCCTTCCGGGCCGGCGGCAACCAACAACCGATACACTCCCAGGCGTGTGGATTGCGCAAGCGCTGCCAAAGCCTTAACTACCTGCGTGGATTCCATCATATATTTTAATTATTAAACAATTATTAAATCGATTGACTGATTAGAGCATTAAATCATCTGGCATGCAACAGCATGCGGCTGCACAAAGTCACTTTGACGATTTTTTAGATTAAGTACGACATCGCCTTAATAAATCCGCCACTACAAAAGGATCAACAAAGAAAAAGCCCATGTTTACATGGGCTTTTTCTTAAAACTTTACAATATACGTCGCAGGTATTTTTTAAAACGGCAATTAGGACGTTTATCTATACATGGGTGAGTGAGTAAAATAATTTCCCGTTTAATTTCAAAAAGATACAAATAGCAAAATTAAATATTTTCAACATTAACTATCAGCATTGTTGATTGCACGCCATTTTTGAACTATTTTTGCTACATAATCAACAAAATTCAAATAGGCAGCGACTGACACCGTACAAAGGCAACAAGAAATAACCGACTCACTGGCCGAATTTAATTCGGGCTGTATCAGACTATCGACCACCGGACCGGTGAGATTGCCGCAAAGTTGCCTGAGGTACGAAAAAATTTCACCTCTCCTAACCTGCACTTCGCCAACATCTCCTTACGAGACACTGCGGACGTTCAACTTGTTCAATAGCAGGTGACCATTACAGTTTGTGGGATACTCTGAATCTGCTGCTACCGCAACCCTGCACATTTTGGCAGCGAGAGCTAACTGAGTTCATTCAGCTCGCGTTTGGTTCTTCGCTTCCGTGGACGTGATGGAGGCTCAAAGCCAAGAATTTCATACACTTCTTTTACCCCACTAAATTGTTGATTAATTGCACCAACCATCTGACTAGTTTTTTTGTAGGTTTCTTCCGGAAACTTCGTTTTGCCTGTTTTATGCTCATAAAGTAGTTGAATAGGCGACATTTTCCACTCTGAAATTATGGACTGAAATCCATCAAGAATTGCTTCTCGTGTCCAGCGCCTAGTTTTATCAATCACTATTCCCAAGAGTTCGTTTACTGCAACAGAACCACCCGCAAATTTCAAAACAGCATTGTCAATTCTCGCAGCCTCAGCTGCCAGCTTGGTAGAAACCTCCCCGCCTTTTCTAGTAATATGTCGAGCTTGGCCTGGAGTTAATCCATGTCCATCATAAAATTTTTGGTATGCAGCAATAGCTGAATCCTTATCCCATTCAATAGTGCTTACATGAGATTGATCGAGCAGTTTACGTAAATTTCGAATCCCTCCCAGCCACGTCTTAATGTAAATTGAAAGGGTGTTGTAAACCTCACCAGGACGATTTTTATATTTCCCCCTCTTCCTTAACCAACCTTCGCACGGAAACTGTCCATCAGGCATAGTGGTGACAAGATGGCGGCAAAATTCCAGCAGTTCATCCGCATTAGACCAATGAGTTGAATGGATAAGGCGATCTGTGGGTTTATCGAACTGAAACGCATCAATACTACCTATATGCGGCTCTAATATTCCGGCTAGAATTTCCTCATTAAAACATTCTCTAAAATGGATGCCGAGAAAATTAGCATTGCTTTCGTTATAGGCTTCTTTGTGTTCACGCTTAATTTTATAATGGGCTTCAGCATGACCATTTGGTTTATCCCCCCAAACCTCCACGTCAATCCATTCACCATTTATATTCAAAAAGTGCAAATCAAAGAATGCATATTTTGCTGTTGAGTGCCGAGAGTATTCATCAGGGTATCTTTCCCCTCGCTTATGTTGAATACCTCTTGCATACAAGAAATTGGACAGGGCGGCCTCCGGGTGACTCAGCCAACGCATACCATTCCGTGAAGCTACGAAGTTGCTTCCTTCAAAATCGTTTAGTTCCTTACGAAGATCTTCCCATGTTCGTCCGAGATAATAAACAGCTTGTACCAATGATTGCTGTCCATTATCTTGAAACCAAGCAGCCGGTGGCAACATTCCCATTGTTTCTTTAACTAACGTTGCTTCTTTGACAATATGCTCCCATGTCCAGCGTTGCGATAAACGTCCTCGTCGCATCATCGGCATAGTGGCTTTGTATGCACTGTACTGTTCTTGCAAATCTAACTGAATAATCAATGCCTTTTGGTTCACACCATGACGATACAAGTGGTAGTACAAAGCGCCTTGTTTAGAAAGTGCTTCATACGACAATGCCTTGATTCCATCCTGCTCATAGAGGATACTACAGAACTGGAGCAGCTCTTCTTCAGACATCTCTGAAAACTTTTGAATCAACGGAATTTGATGCACCATTCTTCCTTAATATCGTAGCTCCAAGCATCTAGCATCAAACTAAATACTTGACTGTCGTCGTTTTAGAGCTAAAACGCAATTACCAGTTCAAGGCAGGTTAATGCGGCCAAACTAAACATTATCTGGTTGCATTTAAGTAGATATTCAGAGTAATTGATCTTGTGTATGGCTCCAGTTCCTCCACTTCGATATACCACTTTTTGGTTTTCGAGCTTTATTGCTGCATGATGAGAACTGTTTCTCAATGTGCTATCAATACAAGCTGAAAAGGCAGAAAACTCCTTCTGCGACTCAAAAGGAGATTGTCTATTTGCTTTGTTGATTGTTAAATACATCTTTAATGTCATTTCTTTGAATTCATCATATTTTCTGCCCGCAAATAGATTATTAATGCATGCAAGGGTTGTGAAATTTGATGTCAGCGCCTCAAATGCATTTCCATAGAATTGCTTAGTTTCTTTAAAAGAGACTGAAGTTGCGGTTGATTTTTCTGGTAATTTAGTATCGTTCTTTGCATAAAGTTCTGTTTGGGAGAAATCTGAATATACCTTGAAGTATTCGCTAAAGACCTCGAATGCTCTCGCAAAATTGTCTTTATGAAGGTCACTTCTGTAGAAAGTTACAAATTTTCTGGTTTGTGCTGGATTGGAACTTTCCAATGACTTCCAGAGTTGGGCTGCATTTTTTATTAACTCCTCTCCGGCAGGCATTATTAGCCTGACTAAAAAGTCATATATGGCCTCATTTAAGGATGGAGGCTCTTTTAAGCCTAATGCTGTTGAATATTGAATAAGAGCCTTAACTGATAAGTCGCTCTTCCCACTATTTGATAAAGACCATGCCTTCTTGAGGGAATTCCATAGCGGAACAATATTATGATGAGAGCCAAGAACTTGATATATATCGACGAATATAGGGCCGGCACTAGCTTTCTCAGGAAAATTAGGATGCCTTTTATTTAAGTAAAAACTCTTTTCTACGTGTTGCATCCATGGAAAAATCATATCCATATGCAGCATATCATCTGGCACCGGATGGTCTGGGTCTAGATTTATAACCTTACCCTCCTCAGCTGTTTCCTCGCAGTTTTCAATAAAAACAGGCTTAGCTTTTACATTATTAAAGTCAATTTCTAAGCCAGCTATCATGTCTTCGTTGCAGCAAATGCACCTTATGGAGTGACGTTGGCTTGGATTGTTTCCGACCCTAATTCTCAATGTGTATATGGAGTCGCAGGTTGTGCATTTCGCTCTTGTTCTAATAATCACAACACTTTTTTCCTTTACACTTGAATTGAAAAGCTTCGCTCGGCTTTATGCGTGAGGCGCACTCGAATAATGTGTTACCAAAAAAACCGATTAGACCAGTCCATTCATTGAACGAAATACTTCTGCAATTGGCACATTTCCGTAATAGCAACCGAAATTTCGATGGCATAAAGCTGCCGTTCGACACTTCCTTTCGTAGCAGGGAGCATGCCGTCGCCATACTTTAAATCAATGGTAACAAATGATTCGTCTCCTCCTCCGGCACCAATACTACTCCATAAAACTAATATCACACTCACTCTGCTAATTTATTGCTACATCGCCACAGGCAACTCGTCCCAGTCCGTTGTGTAATTCGGTGACTTGCTATCCCGACGCATAGCCCATCTGCGGAGAGTACCAGAAGCTGCGATCGTCATACTGCCTTTACCCATGCGTTGATTGACCAAGTCCATTACCTGCATGAGCTTGTTTGACCGTTCCTGTTCTGCCACATCATCGAATAGAGTCGTCTGGACCGTCAGTTTCGGTTGCAACCCCATCAGTAAAACACCGCTTTTCTTGTACTTAAAACCGGAACGGTAGATAGCCGCCAGCCCCCGTATGGCTGCGTTTACGAGCTTTGTGGTGTCATCAGTCGGATCGCCCAGGGGTACAATCTGTGAAGGCGTGTGTTGCGGGTCCTTTTCCTTAAAGGGATTGGTCTGGATGAATACACACAAGCTGGCGGCGACAGAACCATCCTTTCGAAGCTTCTCAGCGGCACTGGTGGCGAAGTACGCAACAGATTCAGTCAGGTCATCATAATTGGACACTTCCTGTCCGAACGACCGGGACACCATAATCTGCTGCCGTGGCGTGTTGCCGCCGTCCAACTCAATGCAGGAAATGCCGTTCAACTCCTTGACGGTGCGCTCCACCACTATAGAAAACTGCTGACGCATTCGGTTCTGATCCGCAGTGCGCAAATCCTCTACGGTCTCAATTTTCATGCCAATCAGTTTCTCGCTTATCTTGCGACCGATACCCCATATATCACCGACGGGGATAGTCGAAAACAGCTTGCTGATTTGCGCTGGACTGTAGCGCCCGAAATCGCATACGCCATCTTTACCAGCGAAACGCTTCTTGGCACAGTGATTAGCAAGCTTCGCGAGGGTCTTGGTTTCGGCAATACCGACACAAACTGGAATGCCGACCTGCTGCCTGATAGTTTTGCGTATGGTCTGGCCGTAACCGATCAGTGATTTCGGATCGAAGCCCGCCAGGTCAAGAAAGCACTCGTCTATCGAGTAGATTTCCTGCTTCGGCGAGAACGTAGACAGGATCGACATGACCCGCGCTGACAGATCGCCGTACAGGGTGTAGTTGCTTGAGAGCGCGATGATGCCGTGCTGCTTTGCCAGTTTCTCCATCTTGAACCACGGCTCGGCCATTTTGACGCCCAACGCCTTCACTTCATTAGACCTGGCCACCGCACAGCCGTCATTGTTGGACAGGACGACTACCGGCTTGTCTTCCAGTTGCGGGTTAAAGACACGCTCGCACGAAACGTAAAAATTATTGCAATCGACCAGAGCGATAGGCATGGCCTAAATGAACTTCTTAGTTGTCGAGGTAACGACACCCCATACCTGTAATTCCTGACCTTCCTTGAGCACGATTTCACTGAAGTCAGGATTCTCCGGCTTCAGGATCACCATACCATCGCGCCGGATCAGCCGTTTTACGGTCAACTCTGCATCCAATACAGCAATGACGATATCGCCGGACGAGGGATTCAGCGAGCGGTCAACCACCAACAGATCGCCATCGAAAATGCCGGCACCAACCATGCTGTTTCCCTTGGCTCGGACAAAGAAAGTAGCGTCCTTGTGCTGGATCAGGTGCTGATCCAGGCTCAACCGGCCTTCGATATAATCATCGGCAGGCGATGGAAATCCGGCCGGGACCTTGTGGCTGAACAGAGGCGCAAGGATAGGCGGAGAACCTGCAAGGGGGGCGGTTATAGTTTGATATAACGAGGATGGCATGATTTTCAACAAGCAGAACGATCAGCGCATACTAGAGAACGTTCGTTCTGTTGTCAATAAATGTATCCAGCCCCTATTGCACATCGCTCTGACTGGGGCTGTTTCTTACTAATTACGTCGGCCCCGCAACCAGCATATCCGCTGG
Above is a window of Gallionella capsiferriformans ES-2 DNA encoding:
- the arsD gene encoding arsenite efflux transporter metallochaperone ArsD; the encoded protein is MKKLQVFDPALCCSTGVCGTEVDQSLVNFSADVDWLKQSGGQIERFNLAQQPMDFVNNAVAKAFLERSGAEGLPLILVDGEIALAGRYPTRNELARFAGLSATLADAATSEVKACCSGSKCC
- a CDS encoding immunoglobulin domain-containing family protein; the protein is MILVLWSSIGAGGGDESFVTIDLKYGDGMLPATKGSVERQLYAIEISVAITEMCQLQKYFVQ
- a CDS encoding ArsR/SmtB family transcription factor, which produces MESTQVVKALAALAQSTRLGVYRLLVAAGPEGMAAGQIAEKLNASAATMSFHFKTLSHAGLIESRQDGRFVYYSANFEVMNGMVAYLTENCCGGDPAACKVPDKIC
- a CDS encoding arsenate reductase ArsC, encoding MSEKQYNVLILCTGNSARSILGEVLFNTLGRGKFKAYSAGSRPAGKVNPGALEWLNANGHSTEGLRSKSWDEFAAPGAPEFDFIFTVCDNAAGEACPLWLGKPATAHWGIPDPAHIEGDQARRAAFNKAAEQLARRIQLFMALPFEKLDKMVLKEKLSEIGRIQD
- a CDS encoding LexA family protein, giving the protein MPSSLYQTITAPLAGSPPILAPLFSHKVPAGFPSPADDYIEGRLSLDQHLIQHKDATFFVRAKGNSMVGAGIFDGDLLVVDRSLNPSSGDIVIAVLDAELTVKRLIRRDGMVILKPENPDFSEIVLKEGQELQVWGVVTSTTKKFI
- a CDS encoding Y-family DNA polymerase, coding for MPIALVDCNNFYVSCERVFNPQLEDKPVVVLSNNDGCAVARSNEVKALGVKMAEPWFKMEKLAKQHGIIALSSNYTLYGDLSARVMSILSTFSPKQEIYSIDECFLDLAGFDPKSLIGYGQTIRKTIRQQVGIPVCVGIAETKTLAKLANHCAKKRFAGKDGVCDFGRYSPAQISKLFSTIPVGDIWGIGRKISEKLIGMKIETVEDLRTADQNRMRQQFSIVVERTVKELNGISCIELDGGNTPRQQIMVSRSFGQEVSNYDDLTESVAYFATSAAEKLRKDGSVAASLCVFIQTNPFKEKDPQHTPSQIVPLGDPTDDTTKLVNAAIRGLAAIYRSGFKYKKSGVLLMGLQPKLTVQTTLFDDVAEQERSNKLMQVMDLVNQRMGKGSMTIAASGTLRRWAMRRDSKSPNYTTDWDELPVAM
- the arsB gene encoding ACR3 family arsenite efflux transporter yields the protein MSIFERYLTLWVFLCIIAGVVLGQFFPAPFHWLGTLEIARVNIPVGLLIWVMIIPMLLRIDFGALHEVGKHWRGIGVTLFINWAVKPFSMALLGWIFIRHLFAPYLPAAQLDSYVAGLILLAAAPCTAMVFVWSRLVNGEPLFTLSQVALNDAIMVFAFAPLVALLLGLSAIVVPWDTLLVSVVLYIVIPVILSQLLRRLLLRKGQAVFDQTLEKIGPWSISALLLTLVLLFAFQGSAIVEHPLIIAMLAVPITIQVYFNSALAYWLNRRVGEAHCVAGPSALIGASNFFELAVAAAISLFGFESGAALATVVGVLIEVPVMLSVVYLVKRSKGWYENKDASLRISR
- the arsA gene encoding arsenical pump-driving ATPase — translated: MKMLKNLPRFLFFTGKGGVGKTSLACATAVRLADGGRRVLLVSTDPASNVGQVFGVTIGNTITPISVVPNLSALEIDPQAAAQAYRDRIVGPVRGVLPEAVVRGIEEQLSGACTTEIAAFDEFTALLTDTVLTDGFDHIIFDTAPTGHTIRLLQLPGAWTGFLDAGKGDASCLGPLAGLEKQRQRYSDAVAVLSDSRRTRLILVARAQRSTLQEAARTCEELAHIGFADPYLVVNGCMPESETTDPVALAIFRRERNALDTMPEALRNLTTDRRSLLPFNLVGVEALRALLSDSPVSSPAALMHRDVELPNLAGLIDEFEKNGHGLIMLMGKGGVGKTTLAAAIAVELAARGHTVNLTTSDPAAHLADTLHGEMANLSVSRIDPRLETERYRQNVLASKGKELDAPGRALLEEDLRSPCTEEIAVFQAFSRAIREANHAFVVMDTAPTGHTLLLLDATGAYHREVARNMKENSHFTTPMMQLQNQEHTRILIVTLAETTPVLEAASLQQDLRRAGIEPWAWIVNQSLAAAHPASPLLALRAEHEWAQLEAVQQQHSKRIAVVPVQAEEPVGIAALRALVKPI